CGACAGCAAGGAAGTTTCTACAGCAACCCTGAAATCGGCTTTCGAGGATATCTCCGGGGTTTTTGCCTCCAGGCCAACTACATAGTCGCCTGCTATAGCCTTTTTGTCGGCTTTAATGATAGCAAAAGCTTGTGCTGTACCTCCGGGGCCAAGGTTCTCAATATTTTTTGGTTCAAAAGAAACCTCCCAGTTTGTGGGGGCAGTGGCCTGCAATTCAACTTTCTTCAACATGGCTGACCCGGTATTATTCACCGTCAGTTCCACCCGCTTCTCATCGCCTGCGGTGGTACTGGTACTTAACAGTCCGTTCGGCGTACTAAGCTGAAGTGCATAGGACCCTTTGATCACCAGATCGAGTTCAAGGTTTGCCGAGGTGGCATTTGTTGCTGCAATTACCGGAATCTTATAGTCGCCGGCTGCTGCCTGATCGGGTGGATCTACCTCTATGGTAAGTTCTTTGGTTTTATTCGCTTCAACGCTTACTGAAGAAACTTCCTTGTAATCGGCCTTAAAGGCAACATTCCATCCCGGAGGAACATTTGCGTTGAGGGCATACACCTGATCCGCGCCGGTGCCGTTCCTTAAAGTAGCCGTATAAGTGAAGGTTGAATTGGCTGCGCCCTGCATATTCGACTGGGCAGTAGTAAACTCCGACTTAAAGGTACCCTGCTGTGAAACCACTACGGTTAATGGCAGACGGCCCGCTCCCTTAGCGACGACCATAAAATGGTACGTCCCTTTATTAACCTGCAGCGGAACCTGCACCTGCAGCGAAAGAGTCTTCTTGTCGTTTGGTAGCACCGAGACCTGGCCTACCGTCCATCCGCCGGACTTCAACGTATAGGACCACCCTTTGGGCAGGCCTGTAACAGCAATAGCGGCATTTGAC
The window above is part of the Arcticibacter tournemirensis genome. Proteins encoded here:
- a CDS encoding NEW3 domain-containing protein → MSVFTTRARARKIYTCLLILLVAGMIGSSRCVAQGVTLYTPYTKISVPPGESIGYDIDVINKSRAVSNAAIAVTGLPKGWSYTLKSGGWTVGQVSVLPNDKKTLSLQVQVPLQVNKGTYHFMVVAKGAGRLPLTVVVSQQGTFKSEFTTAQSNMQGAANSTFTYTATLRNGTGADQVYALNANVPPGWNVAFKADYKEVSSVSVEANKTKELTIEVDPPDQAAAGDYKIPVIAATNATSANLELDLVIKGSYALQLSTPNGLLSTSTTAGDEKRVELTVNNTGSAMLKKVELQATAPTNWEVSFEPKNIENLGPGGTAQAFAIIKADKKAIAGDYVVGLEAKTPEISSKADFRVAVETSLLSGWLGLFIILLALGSVYYLFRKYGRR